A window of the Fusarium poae strain DAOMC 252244 chromosome 3, whole genome shotgun sequence genome harbors these coding sequences:
- the COX23 gene encoding Mitochondrial copper homeostasis protein — protein MSSSTPKDAVDTAEPTKAKETESKVWSDDKRRKFETKSKSEFYDPCQEAAQASYRCLFRNGGDKNMCGEYFQAYRDCKQEWTEKRRKEGRGWF, from the exons ATGTCTTCCTCTACACCAAAAGATGCCGTTGATACGGCCGAGCCTACCAAGGCGAAAGAGACTGAGTCCAAGGTTTGGAGCGACGATAAGCGCCGAAAATTTGAGAC TAAATCCAAGAGCGAGTTCTATGACCCTTGCCAAGAGGCTGCGCAAGCAAGTTACAGATGTCTGTTTAGAAATGGAGGTGACAAGAACATGTGTGGAGAGTATTTCCA GGCCTATCGCGACTGCAAGCAAGAATGG ACTGAGAAGCGAAGAAAAGAGGGACGCGGTTGGTTCTGA
- a CDS encoding hypothetical protein (TransMembrane:1 (o66-86i)), whose product MILPIPDALPELAKRLPPTKELVQPPSTREARDLLEKATSKYAQHKSKTARAVRRPRHPPNGDLKIIFFLGAVILIAIAVSIFCIVQNKKKDEARKKLEAKKEAARAKAEAAAEAKAQAKAQAANKGGYEEIGCSGLTPRKSPNKSLCLFYGQNHSDGYLSETIAGFMERLVPSQDQA is encoded by the exons ATGATTCTTCCTATTCCCGACGCTCTCCCGGAGCTCGCCAAGCGCCTCCCACCTACCAAGGAACTAGTCCAACCCCCCTCCACAAGGGAAGCGCGCGATCTCTTGGAAAAGGCAACTTCCAAATACGCTCAACACAAGTCGAAGACTGCTAGAGCTGtgagaaggccaaggcatCCACCCAATGGCGATTTGAAGATCATTTTCTTTCTAGGGGCTGTAATCCTAATAGCGATAGCTGTGTCTATCTTTTGCATAGTCCAGaataagaagaaggacgaagCCAGGAAAAAGCTTGAAGCcaagaaagaggctgcaCGAGCAAAGGCAGAAGCAGCGGCAGAAGCAAAGGCACAAGCAAAGGCACAAGCAGCGAA CAAGGGTGGTTACGAGGAAATTGGTtgttcgggacttacgcctcgaaaatcaccaaacAAAAGTCTGTGTCTATTCTATGGTCAAAATCACTCAGACGGCTACCTTTCTGAAACCATCGCCGGCTTCATGGAACGTTTAGTTCCTTCTCAAGATCAAGCCTAA
- a CDS encoding hypothetical protein (SECRETED:SignalP(1-19)), translating into MANTKRFLGLVVFVAWAEAFWRMSCSVIQTGRVDPIIAPGTFSAHVHKLSGASNIGIDSTFESLQASRCTSCEVQDDKSAYWTPQLFYQHANGSFQMVPNGGTVIYYLGRGENRSNIEPFPPGFKMLSGDNFVRSYDSKNKTYSNSRFKGRPIADRVSFACLDSSGPSKERNYMWKTDCNNGMRAQIHFQSCWNGQEYQRDQSHVAYLSQIDNGICPPSHPRQLPQLFFEVIYGVNDIDKSKGGRFVFANGDTTGYAFHGDFLNGWDEAVLAAAVKKCLNNDSINGQISKCPVLAASQTPYFSDNCPEMAPLVDENVRGMLDALPGCIKPFSGPGRASPAVCDSKPAINDLGDAGLGSMFDPSPGDMVGSWSYVGCAAEGTRRTLNKYATNSGKMSIEYCTASCKAQGYPLAGMEWGKECYCAGELTAGASYMKASACASTRKMICAGNMTQYCGGPSLLTIWNDTSYTPPVELVVGQTEIAKGMATYQGCWAEGSSGRALSSDRTADSAGMTNEKCVAFCQAGGWTYAGTEYSQECYCGNDIGNGGYDTNDISQCSMKCKGDVFSYCGAGNRLSVWKIKPAEKPKGPITALNGAALWTGCYTDGGAGGRTLPSASFTGSSVSLDTCFAFCNKLNYPLFGMEYGRECYCGYAPKTQATIAQDGDCKMPCAGDSTQKCGAGNRVSIWNNTMYTPTVSTEGVNSPPKYLGCYTEGIEARALGDAQMTDKNKMTVEICAAFCSSKGYPYLGVQKGQDCYCSKKGPSNGSVEAPASQCGMACKGDKTQKCGATKRLNVYKLARVSKTSSTAKSTAKVAAQVQGQKPASKSTTTLLKATSTKAKTTSTAKPKTSAKVVKAKVQGSPAKATTTAKSTGGTKTKNKKTTTTTSSTKPKKTTKTGREDKGDGR; encoded by the coding sequence ATGGCCAACACAAAAagattccttggccttgtgGTCTTTGTCGCCTGGGCTGAGGCATTCTGGAGAATGTCTTGCAGTGTTATCCAAACTGGAAGAGTTGACCCTATAATCGCCCCTGGAACATTCTCAGCACACGTTCACAAACTTTCCGGTGCCAGTAACATCGGCATTGACTCTACATTCGAAAGTCTACAAGCCTCGAGATGTACTTCTTGTGAAGTGCAAGACGACAAGTCAGCTTACTGGACACCCCAGCTGTTTTATCAGCATGCAAATGGCAGTTTTCAGATGGTGCCAAACGGTGGCACCGTCATTTACTATCTCGGTCGTGGCGAGAACAGGTCAAACATCGAGCCATTCCCTCCAGGCTTCAAGATGTTGTCTGGAGACAACTTTGTACGATCTTACGActccaagaacaagacataCAGTAACTCTCGGTTCAAAGGTCGTCCAATTGCAGACAGAGTCAGCTTTGCGTGCCTTGATAGTTCCGGACCTTCAAAAGAGCGCAACTACATGTGGAAGACCGACTGCAACAATGGTATGAGAGCTCAGATTCATTTCCAGTCATGCTGGAATGGTCAGGAATACCAGCGTGATCAGAGTCATGTCGCCTACTTGTCACAGATAGACAACGGAATTTGTCCCCCGAGCCATCCGCGACAGCTCCCACAGCTTTTCTTTGAGGTTATCTATGGCGTCAATGATATCGACAAGAGCAAAGGCGGGAGATTCGTCTTTGCCAATGGCGACACAACTGGATACGCGTTTCACGGCGACTTTCTCAATGGCTGGGACGAGGCTGTGCTTGCGGCTGCTGTCAAGAAGTGCCTCAATAACGACAGTATCAATGGCCAAATATCCAAATGTCCCGTGCTCGCTGCTTCGCAGACGCCCTACTTTAGCGACAACTGTCCCGAGATGGCGCCTCTTGTCGATGAGAACGTCCGAGGCATGCTTGATGCCCTTCCAGGTTGTATCAAGCCCTTCAGTGGCCCAGGAAGAGCGTCACCAGCAGTATGCGACTCGAAACCTGCTATAAACGACCTTGGAGACGCAGGTCTTGGATCCATGTTTGATCCCTCTCCAGGTGACATGGTCGGTTCATGGTCTTATGTCGGTTGTGCTGCCGAAGGCACTCGCCGAACACTAAACAAATATGCTACCAACTCTGGCAAAATGTCTATTGAGTATTGTACAGCATCGTGCAAAGCTCAAGGCTATCCTCTCGCTGGCATGGAATGGGGTAAAGAGTGCTATTGTGCGGGAGAACTTACTGCCGGTGCGTCATACATGAAAGCCTCAGCCTGCGCATCTACAAGGAAGATGATATGCGCTGGAAACATGACACAATATTGCGGAGGACCTAGTCTGCTCACCATATGGAACGACACTTCTTATACGCCGCCAGTCGAGCTTGTTGTCGGCCAGACCGAAATCGCCAAGGGAATGGCCACTTACCAAGGCTGCTGGGCTGAAGGTAGCTCTGGACGAGCACTCTCGTCAGATCGCACTGCAGATTCTGCAGGAATGACCAATGAGAAATGCGTCGCGTTCTGCCAGGCAGGTGGCTGGACCTATGCTGGCACCGAGTACTCGCAAGAATGTTACTGTGGCAATGACATCGGCAACGGCGGATACGACACGAACGACATCTCCCAATGCTCCATGAAGTGCAAAGGCGATGTTTTTAGCTACTGCGGTGCAGGCAATAGACTGAGTGTCTGGAAGATCAAGCCGGCAGAAAAGCCCAAAGGACCGATAACAGCACTCAATGGCGCTGCTCTCTGGACAGGCTGTTACACAGATGGAGGAGCAGGTGGACGCACACTACCGAGTGCGTCTTTCACAGGGTCTTCCGTTTCGCTAGATACATGCTTCGCGTTTTGTAACAAGCTCAACTACCCACTCTTTGGCATGGAGTATGGGCGAGAATGTTATTGCGGATATGCGCCAAAGACACAGGCAACTATTGCACAGGATGGCGATTGCAAGATGCCTTGTGCTGGCGACTCTACCCAGAAATGCGGCGCCGGTAATCGAGTATCCATTTGGAACAACACTATGTACACTCCAACTGTCAGCACTGAAGGAGTCAACAGCCCCCCCAAGTATCTTGGCTGCTATACAGAAGGTATTGAAGCCCGAGCTCTTGGTGATGCACAGATGACCGATAAGAACAAAATGACTGTCGAGATTTGCGCAGCATTTTGTTCAAGTAAAGGTTACCCTTACTTGGGTGTTCAGAAGGGACAGGATTGTTACTGCAGCAAGAAGGGACCTTCCAATGGCAGTGTTGAAGCACCAGCATCTCAATGCGGCATGGCATGCAAGGGCGACAAGACACAAAAGTGCGGTGCGACCAAACGGCTCAACGTCTACAAGCTTGCGAGAGTGTCCAAAACCAGCTCAACAGCCAAATCAACCGCGAAAGTTGCAGCACAGGTCCAAGGTCAAAAGCCTGCCTCCAAATCCACAACAACCTTGTTGAAGGCAACCTCGACAAAGGCGAAGACCACATCTACAGCAAAACCCAAGACATCAGCAAAGGTTGTCAAGGCGAAGGTCCAGGGATCCCCGGCCAAAGCTACCACTACAGCGAAGAGTACTGGGGGAACGAAaacaaagaacaagaaaaccACTACAACCACATCGTCTACTAAGCCGAAGAAGACAACGAAAACGGGACGAGAGGATAAGGGGGACGGAAGATGA
- a CDS encoding hypothetical protein (BUSCO:9853at5125), with translation MQALKGQAELVRKTKLARSYQELLDEFASHDLKSVGNYALGRLIGKGSFGKVYLASHKLTNGSKVVLKSANKGDSNLAREIHHHRQFIHPHIARLYEVIVTENMVWMVLEYCDELYNHLLEHGPLPVDKVQKIFTQLVGAVSYVHNQSCVHRDLKLENILFDKHENVKLVDFGFTREYEGRTNHLQTFCGTICYSAPEMLKGEKYAGEKVDVWSLGIILYALLCGELPFDDDDDNVTRTKILSEEPKFPENMPLGAIPLIKALLSKRPLLRPCLPEILSNPFLAEHAPTQRAILNVQQAPPFSTPLEKDCLQRMRSAGVNIDGVIESVLAQKCDALAGWWALLLEKEQRKMQRREKKRRERETDSRSIRRLSAASSRLERMAPTFHEWDDAHAVGRQLRLEKSNSRNRGRSERRSAHYVDYILSDLPQLPEIRDSGGLNVDSDQPPPPIDKDSIRSASTSRQRRPIPPPKEGMIRSARSRGSTLHLVTTSDALASTTSDEQQQQNGSERPRRRPSQPLITHWKNMTHWLVESATRRRRGHARRTSQSTPDLHKKEGSTVSSKDGSSRPQTSKYPAATSPGTQPTASLPKGVVANGQKVVANTQRTASGSLPSPTMQPPRLATSYKRQSLSPSPLTPRSTVRRSSAGLRGRKSTSSSVSSVRSIHHHHHTHSKASSTSSAASFSTSMSKTPLQRGHSPHHSVKVLPATPTSVSFPSNIRLVRATPPTLSMFNEGMPSDGPPQAPGSPNPFASGIMFAKRKRNLFKGPTLNNFGGPSQGQRNGGSGSHSRSASASGLGRRSGEITIQEEDEGSEMDDDVEEVDVFSPVIGGPGETIEEQIFEENEPQPELEPAPTIIAKSETQPLTMAAGKAPANS, from the exons ATGCAGGCCTTAAAAGGACAAGCTGAGCTTGTGCGCAAGACAAAG CTTGCCCGCTCGTATCAGGAGCTTCTCGA CGAATTCGCGAGCCACGATCTGAAATCCGTCGGTAACTACGCTCTTGGACGGTTGATCGGGAAAGGATCCTTTGGAAAAGTCTACCTCGCATCGCATAAGCTCACCAATGGCTCCAAG GTAGTCCTCAAGTCCGCCAACAAGGGGGACTCTAACCTCGCGCGCGAGATCCACCACCATCGTCAATTCATACATCCGCATATCGCGAGGTTGTATGAGGTTATTGTGACGGAGAACATGGTCTGGATGGTCCTCGAGTATT GCGATGAACTCTACAACCATCTTCTCGAACACGGCCCTCTTCCTGTTGACAAAGTACAAAAGATATTTACACAGCTTGTTGGTGCGGTCAGCTACGTCCACAACCAATCATGTGTCCACCGCGATCTCAAGTTAGAGAATATCCTCTTCGACAAGCACGAAAACGTCAAGTTGGTTGATTTTGGGTTCACAAGAGAATACGAGGGCAGGACCAACCATCTGCAGACTTTCTGTGGGACAATCTGCTACTCGGCACCAGAGATGCTGAAAGGAGAGAAATACGCAGGTGAAAAGGTTGATGTTTGGAGTCTGGGTATCATTCTCTACGCACTTTTGTGCGGCGAGCTTCCtttcgacgacgacgatgacaaTGTGACCCGGACAAAGATCTTGAGCGAGGAGCCCAAATTCCCCGAAAATATGCCACTTGGTGCGATTCCGTTGATCAAGGCATTGTTGTCGAAACGACCGCTTTTGCGCCCATGTCTACCCGAGATTCTCTCTAATCCATTCCTGGCTGAGCATGCTCCTACGCAAAGAGCAATACTGAATGTTCAACAAGCGCCGCCTTTTTCCACACCTTTGGAGAAAGATTGCTTGCAGCGAATGCGCAGTGCTGGAGTTAATATTGATGGTGTCATAGAAAGCGTGCTTGCACAAAAGTGCGACGctctggctggctggtggGCTCTGTTGCTGGAAAAGGAACAGCGAAAAATGCAGCGCAGGGAGAAGAAGCGGAGGGAGAGGGAGACTGATAGTCGCAGCATACGACGATTATCCGCCGCTTCGAGCCGCCTGGAAAGAATGGCCCCGACGTTTCATGAATGGGACGATGCACATGCTGTTGGGCGGCAATTAAGGCTGGAGAAGTCGAATTCCCGAAACAGAGGTAGAAGCGAGCGAAGAAGTGCGCACTACGTTGACTACATCTTGTCTGATCTTCCGCAGCTTCCGGAAATTAGGGATTCGGGAGGACTGAATGTGGACAGCGACCAACCTCCGCCACCCATCGACAAGGACTCCATCCGATCCGCCTCGACGTCTCGCCAGCGCAGACCTATACCGCCCCCTAAGGAGGGCATGATACGCAGCGCCCGGTCTCGGGGCTCTACCCTTCATCTAGTCACTACCTCGGACGCCCTTGCTTCGACTACTAGTGAcgagcaacaacagcaaaacGGCAGCGAGAGACCGCGAAGGAGACCAAGTCAGCCACTCATAACCCATTGGAAGAACATGACGCATTGGCTCGTCGAGAGCGCAACGCGGAGAAGACGTGGCCATGCCAGGCGAACCAGTCAGAGCACCCCCGACCTCCATAAGAAGGAGGGAAGCACGGTTAGCAGTAAAGATGGAAGCTCACGACCACAGACTAGCAAATACCCTGCCGCAACCTCGCCTGGAACGCAACCGACAGCCTCGCTACCGAAGGGCGTTGTGGCTAACGGCCAAAAGGTGGTTGCCAATACCCAGAGGACAGCTTCAGGAAGTCTGCCATCCCCAACGATGCAGCCTCCCCGACTCGCTACATCGTACAAACGGCAGTCATTGTCCCCTTCGCCTCTCACACCGAGATCGACTGTTCGCCGGTCGTCAGCTGGACTGCGAGGCCGAAAGTCGACGTCCTCCTCTGTGTCGTCAGTACGATCGAttcaccaccatcaccacacTCACTCCAAAGCGTCCTCAACAAGTTCAGCTGCCTCGTTCTCCACCTCCATGTCAAAAACACCTCTCCAACGAGGACACTCCCCTCACCATTCTGTAAAGGTTCTCCCAGCCACGCCCACCTCGGTTTCATTCCCTTCCAACATTCGCCTTGTTCGAGCTACGCCACCAACCTTGAGCATGTTTAACGAAGGCATGCCATCTGACGGTCCACCACAGGCTCCAGGATCGCCCAATCCTTTTGCATCGGGTATCATGTTTGCTAAGCGAAAGCGGAACTTGTTCAAAGGTCCAACTCTCAACAACTTTGGTGGACCTTCACAAGGTCAGCGCAACGGTGGATCTGGGTCGCATTCTCGCAGCGCTAGCGCCTCTGGTCTGGGACGTCGGTCTGGAGAAATCACCATtcaagaggaggatgaaggTTCAGAGATGGACGATGACGTGGAGGAAGTCGATGTCTTTAGCCCGGTAATAGGCGGTCCGGGCGAAACGATTGAGGAGCAAATCTTTGAAGAGAACGAACCTCAGCCCGAGTTGGAGCCTGCGCCCACCATCATCGCCAAGTCGGAAACCCAACCGTTGACGATGGCTGCCGGGAAGGCTCCCGCAAACTCATAG
- a CDS encoding hypothetical protein (TransMembrane:3 (i84-109o136-155i208-231o)), producing the protein MTSQAVTESLEMTDRPVPSTTTAPEEADSSESSDASSAGTLKHETTQGNTQTVTHELLPSNSGNKNAKRSQVPMHIEHPFKKHVLYSIVTVIAIGIASLASVCWLIAYIQTRSKNEHPYITAEIVGGRFSSTAAKLIDAAFSMLVAPAIVAIANWHMFKLARLSAVNEHRGRSSAVSMKVLVEVANTDWGSFSPLKFWTFARSKRPRVICLGAIAVLSALSFALLSNVVAYQAGMMLEYIVRGPSKQAQQFTVLEARISNWRASQSQCVDPVTRATASRCQEAFRRARLPPQPVLHKFHS; encoded by the exons ATGACATCTCAAGCAGTCACCGAGTCACTTGAAATGACGGACCGCCCAGTACCGTCCACCACTACTGCGCCGGAAGAAGCAGACAGTTCCGAATCCTCGGATGCTTCTTCTGCAGGCACACTGAAGCATGAGACTACTCAAGGAAACACTCAAACAGTCACACATGAGCTTTTACCATCGAATAGCGGAAACAAGAACGCTAAACGGTCGCAAGTACCAATGCACATCGAACACCCCTTCAAGAAGCATGTCCTGTACTCCATAGTTACAGTCATTGCCATCGGTATTGCCTCCCTGGCATCTGTTTGCTGGTTgatcgcctacatccagacAAGGTCCAAGAATGAGCATCCTTACATCACAGCTGAGATAGTTGGAGGAAGATTCTCTTCAACAGCAGCCAAACTTATTGATGCCGCCTTCTCTATGTTGGTAGCACCAGCCATCGTCGCAATCGCCAACTGGCACATGTTCAAACTCGCTCGACTTTCTGCTGTTAACGAGCACCGCGGAAGAAGCTCTGCAGTCAGCATGAAGGTTCTCGTCGAGGTTGCCAACACTGATTGGGGTTCGTTCAGTCCACTTAAATTCTGGACCTTTGCTCGTTCAAAAAGACCTCGTGTTATTTGCCTTGGGGCCATCGCTGTGCTTTCAGCTTTGAGTTTTGCTTTGCTGAGCAACGTCGTCGCATATCAAGCCGGAATGATGCTCGAGTACAT TGTCAGAGGACCTTCAAAACAAGCTCAGCAGTTTACAGTCCTCGAGGCTCGAATCAGCAACTGGAGGGCTTCTCAGAGCCAATGTGTCGACCCGGTCACAAGGGCAACTGCCTCAAGATGTCAAGAAGCTTTTCGACGCGCCCGTCTACCGCCTCAACCTGTCCTGCACAAGTTCCACTCCTAA
- a CDS encoding hypothetical protein (BUSCO:37216at5125), with translation MSDSNNPSLDKQQHIKYWQRCHKTYLPSPYTAYDSTRLTFACFIISSLDLLSVPLSSSERDAIRRWVLSLQHPEGGFCGSSTHALPGQEAYKGTANIAATFFALVLLGLAAENEDEAKSAFKGVDRVRLLKWLNGLQREDGSFGQNLWDGEIMGGRDMRHSYLASCIRWMLRGDVKEGDEAWVDDLDVEKMIAHIKRGQTYDGGVAESSQHESHAGYAYCAIGALSLLDRPLDSTLVHSPEKAMEVGIPNRQGLIQFLASRPFAYLPQEEEDDEVEENFIESKIGTADYGHIGFNGRWNKKADTCYCWWVGGTLAMLGNPSIINVLPSRRYLLDITQHRIGGFSKAVGGPPDMYHSFLGLAALATMGDEDLKKFDVGLCCSQETTRKIQRARDGLLESTRGERKAWSSDGFW, from the exons ATGTCGGATTCGAATAATCCGTCGCTGGATAAGCAACAGCACATCAAATATTGGCAGCGCTGTCACAAGACGTACCTACCATCACCTTACACAGCATATGACTCTACCCGACTCACCTTTGCatgcttcatcatctcatcatTGGATCTTCTCTCTGTTCCTTTGAGTTCATCTGAGCGCGATGCAATCCGGCGCTGGGTCCTCAGTCTGCAGCACCCAGAGGGTGGTTTCTGCGGAAGCTCAACGCACGCCTTGCCAGGACAGGAAGCTTACAAGGGTACCGCAAATATCGCAGCCACTTTCTTTGCGCTTGTGTTGCTGGGTCTAGCGGCTGAAAATGAAGACGAGGCAAAGTCAGCTTTCAAGGGGGTGGATAGAGTACGGTTGTTGAAATGGTTGAACGGCCTgcaaagagaagatggaagTTTTGGGCAGAATTTATGGGATGGTGAAATTATGGGTGGAAGGGACATGCGACACAGCTATCTTGCAAGCTGCATTCGATGGATGTTGAGGGGAGATGTGAAGGAGGGGGATGAAGCGTGGGTGGATGATTTGGATGTTGAAAAAATGATTGCTCACATCAAAAGAGGCCAG ACTTATGATGGCGGCGTGGCCGAGTCGTCACAACACGAGTCTCATG CTGGATACGCATACTGCGCAATTGGTGCTCTTTCTCTATTAGACAGGCCATTAGACTCTACATTGGTCCATTCCCCCGAAAAGGCTATGGAAGTTGGGATTCCCAACCGCCAAGGTCTAATTCAGTTCCTCGCTTCTCGCCCATTTGCATACCtccctcaagaagaagaagacgatgaggtGGAGGAAAACTTTATAGAGTCAAAGATTGGCACAGCTGACTATGGCCACATTGGCTTCAATGGGCGATGGAACAAAAAGGCTGATACATGTTACTGTTGGTGGGTTGGGGGTACCCTTGCG ATGCTCGGAAACCCCTCAATCATCAATGTGCTGCCCTCACGGCGGTATCTCTTGGACATTACGCAACATCGTATTGGAGGGTTCTCCAAGGCTGTCGGAGGGCCACCGGATATGTATCACTCATTCCTTGGTCTGGCTGCTCTTGCTACTATGGGCGATGAAGACTTGAAAAAGTTTGACGTTGGTTTATGCTGTAGTCAGGAGACGACGAGAAAGATACAAAGAGCGAGGGATGGGTTGTTGGAAAGTACGAGAGGTGAGAGAAAAGCTTGGAGTAGCGATGGTTTCTGGTAG
- a CDS encoding hypothetical protein (TransMembrane:3 (n9-20c32/33o56-77i98-117o149-168i)~BUSCO:54713at5125), whose amino-acid sequence MALISAKTIITSVSLFHLTLGYFFLTSPSSINEQALVYMMGESMGMPLARGFESQSSPLAFLAVILIFIGFSDLVSLSMPDEVCLVFHWGTQAPIRSFLSLTFVAYIFLFGPSSPIYDKSSRGPLTHPSGHNPSYRPAGWGGDMLKNRLFFTFIFIETMTWFWIWVTLREERDAILSKKSRKRSHSHSM is encoded by the exons ATGGCTCTCATATCCGCCAAGACTATTATTACTTCTGTATCCCTCTTTCACCTTACTCTCGGCTACTTCTTCCTCACCAGCCCAAGCTCCATCAATGAGCAGGCACTTGTATATATGATGGGCGAGAGCATGGGAATG CCCTTGGCCAGAGGTTTCGAGTCGCAAAGCTCTCCCCTTGCTTTTCTCGCTGtgatcctcatcttcatcggtTTCAGCGATCTGGTTTCTCTCTCCATGCCTGATGAGGTCTGTCTAGTTTTTCACTGGGGTACACAAG CTCCGATCCGATCATTCCTCTCCCTCACTTTCGTCGCCTACATTTTCCTGTTTGGCCCATCGTCACCCATATACGACAAGTCCTCCCGTGGACCTCTCACCCACCCGAGCGGACACAACCCTTCGTATCGCCCTGCTGGCTGGGGCGGAGATATGCTCAAGAACCGTCTGTTTTTCACCTTTATCTTCATCGAGACGATGACGTGGTTTTGGATTTGGGTCACTCTGCGCGAGGAGCGAGACGCCATCCTGAGCAAGAAGTCCCGAAAGAGAAGTCACTCGCATTCCATGTAA